CCTGGCTCTGGCGCTGGCGCCTGCCTGTGATCCGGGTGCCGATGGCCACGGCGATCACGCCGCCATGATGGCCACTGACGGCGCGCATGACATGCACGCCGACGACCACCACGACATGCCCTGCTGTGATGAAGCTGGCGACATGTCCTCGGCCGAGCTGTGCCAGCTGACCTGCGCCGTTGGCGGTTGTGGTGCTGCCGTGCCGCTTTCGCAGGAATGGCAACACACGGAATTGGCGAGTGCCGCCCTGTTCCAGTCGATCTCCCCCTCCCCGCTCGCTGCCTCGCAGCGCAACCTGTTGCGCCCACCCATAAGCGCCTGATGCTGCCCGCTCGACGCCTCGCTTGGCGTTGAATTCAACGGTCGAGCCATCGACCCAGTATCAGACAGACAGGATTACTCCATGGGATATGCATTGCGCGCCCTGGGCCCTCTGGCCCCGGCGCTGCTGGTTTGTGCGTTCGCCCTGCCCGCGCAGGCACAGCTGAGCCTGGAAAGCGCGGTCCAGCTCGCGCGGGAACAGGACCCGCAGACCGCGGCGGCCATCGCCGCGGCGCAGGCGACCGCGGAAACCGCGGTGGCCGACAGCCAGTGGGGCGACCCCGAGCTGAAATTGGGCATCGCCAACCTGCCCACCGACTCCTTCGCTTTCGACGATCAGCCGATGACCCAGAAAGTCATCGGCATCCGCCAGAAACTGCCCCGCGGCGCTTCCGCGGCACTGGCCGGTGAGCGCGGAGCCCTGGCCGCCGAGGCGGGCTTTGCCGCTGCTGCGGATATGGCGCTGGCGCTGGAGCGGGATGTGGGCCTCGCGTTTCTCACCCTGTCGGAGCAGCTGCGGGTGCGTGAACTGCTCATGGAAAACCGCCGCTGGATGCAGGAGCTGGTGGGGTATAACCGCGCACGCCTGGCCAGCGCCCAGATCCAGTCCCAGCAGCTGCTGCAGTCGCAGCTGGCGCTGGCGCGCCTGGACGATCGTATCGCCGAGGTGGATGGGGAAATCAATCGCGCCCGCGGTGACCTCAGCCGCTGGATTGGCAATGCCGCGTGGCAGCCCCTGAACCCGGAGCCCCCGGCCTGGCGGGACACCCGC
This genomic interval from Microbulbifer sp. Q7 contains the following:
- a CDS encoding TolC family protein, yielding MGYALRALGPLAPALLVCAFALPAQAQLSLESAVQLAREQDPQTAAAIAAAQATAETAVADSQWGDPELKLGIANLPTDSFAFDDQPMTQKVIGIRQKLPRGASAALAGERGALAAEAGFAAAADMALALERDVGLAFLTLSEQLRVRELLMENRRWMQELVGYNRARLASAQIQSQQLLQSQLALARLDDRIAEVDGEINRARGDLSRWIGNAAWQPLNPEPPAWRDTRDWLAAQTLPVPLAVVEPHPLIAASSAQVAAERVNVALAEEAYKPQFGVDVSYGQRERTPMSDGSDFASVMVTFDLPLLRHNRQDRRVAASRARESVGILQRQNLLQQMHAQLNGAVAMAQTLQRRRAEYQGELLAQAEATADAVLKGYASNTADLEAVIAARMDAIEAQISAARLTYGYFRAVARIRYFRAIESHASATRDNSK